Genomic DNA from Calditrichota bacterium:
CATGTCCAGTTCACGCGCCCGCTCCAGTATGGCCCGCAGCCGCTCCATGTACTCGGGTTTCAGCGACCCGTCCGGGCGAAACGCGCTATTGGAGTACCACTTGCCGTTGGCATCGATCTCGAAACCGGGGCTCCCTCCTTGGAGATTGATGCCAATGGTGTTGATGCCGTATGCACGGTACTGCGACATAGCAGTCAACAACTCCTGGGTCTGTTGGTCATCCCACAAGGCGTTGACGACACGGATGCCCCACATTTCGAAGGGCTTGTCGTCAAGAAGAAAACGTGTGCCTTGTACACTCAAGACGTTGCCTCCCTGAAGTGGTGCAACAGACCCAACTAAGAGCGTTAGCACGACCGTGAGGCCGCGTAGCTTGCTTCGCGCCTTGCTGACTCCGGTTGCCGTAACACTGCACAGGCTGCTCTTCGTCACGTCCCTCACCTCGCCTCGTCCCTGGAAAGAAAAGCAGTGCGCGACTCTTGCGCGGCATGACCAGTTGCCGCGTCTTCGCTGCGCTTGGCTGGTGTAGCGCAACCACCGCATAGGTGTCTCGTTGCCCGGCCAGCATCTCCTCTCTCCACTGCTTCTCTCTTGCCCTGCCGAGGCTCACCCCCTCCCCTTTTTCACTCATCAAGCTCGCAGCGCCTCTCTCTCTCCTCACTCGCTTGTCGTGGTGGTAAACCAGGTCCAAGATTTTGCTTTTCTGGGGCCTACGCCAGGAGGCTGCGGGCGGTGGAGATCACCTCGTTCACTTCCCGCATGTCCACCGGCTTGAAAATCTGGTAGGTAACGCCTTCCTGGGCCACCATCTGGCGGACCTGGTAGTTGAAATCGCGCGAGATGACCACGATGGGAAGGCGCGGTCTGCTCCGCCGCACGATGGGCACCAAGTCGATGCCGTGGATCCCCGACAGGTCGAGGTCAACGATGAGCAAATCGACCTTGTCTTCCAGGATGCGGAGCAGCACATCGCCCGCCTTACGCAGGCAGGTAACCTGAAATCGCGCGTCGGCCATGTCGCGCGCAAAGATCGCCTCGATTTCCGGATCAACAGTCGCCACCACGATTTGCTTCTTGCGTGATCCTGGTCTCGTCTGCATCGTCTTTCTGCCAGAATGAACCCGTTCCGCGCTGCTCGGTGCTCGAATACCTGTCTTGGCATCCCCTGTTTTACAAAGGCTATGCCATGCGCAGGGCGATCCGAGGCCCCCTGAGGATAGCTCTGCATCTCATTGACAATACAGAGCCTTAGGCCGCGCAGTAGCGAGGGCCATTTCGCCGGAGACTTCCGGACTCTAAGCCCAGAATGTGGCACGAAAGCCACACTCCAGAACCAAGGAAATCGCTAACCATTTGTTGCTAAGGGGATTGCGTCTGTGTGGCGTGCGCTACACAAAGGGGCAGGAAGAGCAGGTACTGGGGACACAACAGTGATGCAGGCGGTCCACACCATGGCCCTCTGCGGGCGCAGGGCGATGTCCAGTCCTATGCGAAGGAGAACCTTTCAAGAGTGGGTGTGAAACGTGTCGGAGCTCAGCGGGAGAAAACAAAAATCCGTCCCTCAGGACGGATTGGGTTACGTGGGGCCCGGCAGACGGCAGGAGCTCGGCAATGGAGTGCGCTCACTCCTCCCCGCGCATGTCGCCTGCGTAAATGGCTTCCTTGCTAAGATTGTGCTCCTCGAGCATGCGGTAGATAGTCTTGCGGTTTAGCCCTGCAGCCTCTGCAGCGCGGGAGATGTTGCCGCCATGCCTGCGGATTAGCCGCTCCAAGTACTCACGCTCAAAGCGCTGTACCACCTGCTCTTTCGCCTCGTGGAAAGGCAGATCCGTGGGGGTCGGCGGGTAGGAAGCCTTCCCCACGGAGCGGACCTTTTCCGGAAGGTCGCGCAGCTCCAAAGTACCCGTGGTGGACATGGAGACGGCGTGCTCAATGGCATTCTGCAGCTCTCTGACGTTGCCTGGCCAGTGGTAGCGCTGCAGAGCCAAAAGGGCCTCGTTTGAAATCTTGCCCACCTCAATCTGGTTTGATTTGCTGAATTCCCGCAGGAAGTGGTAGGCTAAGAGCGGAATGTCCTCTGCACGCTCACGAAGCGGGGGCACCTTGATGTTCACCACGCAGAGGCGGTAGTACAACTCGTGGCGAAGTCGTTTGCTTGCCACGGCTTCTTCCGGGTCGATGTTGGTGGCCGACACGACGCGGATGTCGACCCCGATGAGCTTCTTGCCGCCCAGGCGCCGAAATTCCAGCTCTTCCAGCACCCGCAGCAGCTTCCCCTGGAGGTTGTAGCTCATCTCGGCAATTTCATCGAGGAAGAGCGTGCCGCCATGGGCGATCTCGATGAGCCCCTCTTTCGTCGTCACCGCGCCGGTGAAGGCACCGCGCTCATACCCAAAAAGTTCACTTTCGAGGAGATTCTCCGGCAAGGCCGCACAGTCCACTGCCACGAAGGGCCGCGCAGCCCGGCTGCTGTAATAGTGAATGGCGCGCGCCACGAGCTCCTTTCCTGTGCCCGATTCGCCGGTGACCATCACATTGGCACTGGTGCGCGCGACTTTCCTCACCTGCTCCAGAATCTTCTTGATGGCATCGCTGGTGCCCACAATCTTGTCTGGGCGAGGCCCCGCCTCTATCTGGGAGCGCAAAGCGGAGTTCTCGCGGGTCAGTTCGGCATACTTCAGTGCCCGTTCCACAACGATGCGCAAATCATCGCTGGAGAAGGGCTTGGGGATGTAGTCAAACGCCCCTTCACGGATGGCCTTCTTGGCACTGTCGATGGACGCGTACCCCGTGTAGATGACCACCACGACATCCGGGTCCTCCTCCAGTGCCGCCTTCAGCAACTCGATGCCGCTCATATGCGGCATGACCAAGTCGGCGAGAATGACCCACGGTTTCTTCTCTCTGAGCACGGTGAGTGCCTGGTGGCCGCTGTTGACGCCGATGCACGAATAGCCCAGATTGCGCAACAACTCCAGGCGACTACTTAGAGAGTCTTCTTCGTCGTCGACGACGAGAATCAGTCGCTCGGTCTCATTCATGCGCGCGCTCCTATGGACTGCGGTTCCATGACCATAGCCGGGAGGGAAACAATCACGGTGGCCCCTCGTCCATGCTGGCTCCTCACTTCGATGTGACCGCCATGGTCGCTGACAATGCCATAGCAAAGGGAAAGCCCAAGGCCCGCTTGTCTGCTCACCTTCTTGGTGGTAAAGAAAGGGTCGAATATGTGCGGCAGTATGTGTTCCGGGATCCCCACCCCTGTGTCGCTCACTTCCACCTCCACCTGCCCGGTGTGCCGATTGTGGCGAGCGGCGATCCGTATCACACCTTTGTCGACGATGGCCTCGGCCGCGTTCCGCAATATGTTGACAAAGCAGCGTTCCAGGTCACTCTCGCTCCCCAGAATTTTCGGC
This window encodes:
- a CDS encoding sigma-54-dependent Fis family transcriptional regulator → MNETERLILVVDDEEDSLSSRLELLRNLGYSCIGVNSGHQALTVLREKKPWVILADLVMPHMSGIELLKAALEEDPDVVVVIYTGYASIDSAKKAIREGAFDYIPKPFSSDDLRIVVERALKYAELTRENSALRSQIEAGPRPDKIVGTSDAIKKILEQVRKVARTSANVMVTGESGTGKELVARAIHYYSSRAARPFVAVDCAALPENLLESELFGYERGAFTGAVTTKEGLIEIAHGGTLFLDEIAEMSYNLQGKLLRVLEELEFRRLGGKKLIGVDIRVVSATNIDPEEAVASKRLRHELYYRLCVVNIKVPPLRERAEDIPLLAYHFLREFSKSNQIEVGKISNEALLALQRYHWPGNVRELQNAIEHAVSMSTTGTLELRDLPEKVRSVGKASYPPTPTDLPFHEAKEQVVQRFEREYLERLIRRHGGNISRAAEAAGLNRKTIYRMLEEHNLSKEAIYAGDMRGEE
- a CDS encoding response regulator, whose translation is MQTRPGSRKKQIVVATVDPEIEAIFARDMADARFQVTCLRKAGDVLLRILEDKVDLLIVDLDLSGIHGIDLVPIVRRSRPRLPIVVISRDFNYQVRQMVAQEGVTYQIFKPVDMREVNEVISTARSLLA